A stretch of the Aegilops tauschii subsp. strangulata cultivar AL8/78 chromosome 4, Aet v6.0, whole genome shotgun sequence genome encodes the following:
- the LOC109778550 gene encoding uncharacterized protein — protein MSRPSRSDAHLSPVDEAVRVDEVRGYYDGAAPKRHSKPSRSDHSAVYTDALAGPGADGSHPELDKFQDLEAHSEKLVCEGGKAGEEFVETEYYKDLGCVGKQHHTTGTGFIKVDRPAGASFELSEDPDATERHASSKGNPATNEWIPSADTVYQEESDKPNRSDS, from the exons ATGTCGAGGCCGAGCAGGAGCGACGCGCACCTGTCCCCCGTGGACGAGGCGGTGAGGGTGGACGAGGTGCGGGGGTACTACGACGGCGCGGCGCCCAAGCGCCACTCCAAGCCCTCCCGCAGCGACCACTCCGCCGTGTACACCGACGCGCTCGCCGGCCCCGGCGCCGACGGCTCCCACCCCGAGCTCGACAAGTTCCAGGACCTGGAAGCCCACTCCGAG AAACTGGTGTGCGAGGGCGGGAAGGCGGGCGAGGAGTTCGTGGAGACGGAGTACTACAAGGACCTCGGCTGCGTCGGCAAGCAGCATCACACG ACTGGCACGGGCTTCATCAAGGTGGACAGGCCGGCCGGCGCCTCGTTCGAGCTCTCCGAAGACCCGGATGCGACGGAGCGCCATGCTTCCTCCAAGGGAAACCCCGCCACAAACGAGTGGATCCCGTCAGCGGACACG GTGTATCAGGAGGAGTCAGACAAGCCCAACAGAAGCGACAGCTGA
- the LOC109778551 gene encoding uncharacterized protein encodes MGGGGARGKEFGSMEEFWGFYLGQHSKPATRRWHFAGTLASLVCALLAAATGRAALLVACPVLGYGMAWYSHFFVEGNRPATFGHPVWSLLCDYRMFALILTGRIDAELARLRIHPRLASD; translated from the coding sequence ATGGGAGGAGGAGGGGCGAGGGGGAAGGAGTTCGGGAGCATGGAGGAGTTCTGGGGGTTCTAcctgggccagcactcgaagccGGCCACGCGGCGCTGGCACTTCGCCGGCACGCTCGCCTCGCTGGTCTGCGCGCTGCTGGCGGCCGCCACCGGCCGCGCCGCGCTCCTGGTGGCCTGCCCCGTGCTCGGCTACGGCATGGCCTGGTACAGCCACTTCTTCGTGGAGGGCAACCGGCCGGCCACGTTCGGCCACCCCGTCTGGTCCTTGCTCTGCGACTACCGCATGTTCGCCCTCATCCTCACCGGCCGCATCGACGCCGAGCTCGCCCGCCTCCGCATCCACCCACGCCTCGCCTCCGACTGA
- the LOC109778549 gene encoding uncharacterized protein: MSSGHDSSGTTLMDLITSDPSAAPAAGASSQQPSSGGGGSLGRPAPPPAPAPADRKSKRATLMQIQSDTISAAKAFNPVKALPQRNRKKKPVSYSQLARSIHELAATCDQKKSQRQLVNSVFPKLAVYNSVDPSVAPSLLMLHQQCEDRNVLRYVYYYLARILSDNGSQGLSAAGGIPTPNWDALADIDVAGGVTRADVVPRIVDQLSAESTSDDVEFHARRLAALKALTSSSTSSSEMLEKLSEIVFGILEKVADTKQKRKKGIFTKQGGDKESILRSNLQYASLSALRRLPLDPGNPAFLHRAVQGIEFSDPVAVRHALSIISEIAVRDPYSVAMALGKNAQPGGALQDILHLHDVLARVYLAKLCHSISRARVLDERPDIKSQYSSLLYQLLLDPSDRVCFEAILCVLGKVDNTESTEDRAGGWIRLTREILKLPEAPSVASKGLLSKASEKSSKARRPQPLIKLVMRRLESSFRSFSRPVLHAAARVVQEMGKSRAAAYSLGAYDEGANLQAYSDNVESLDSDENSQPEATRKAKPLSNGHGGMDTVAGLLASLMEVVRTTVACECVYVRAMVIKALIWMQNPHESLDELKSIIACELSDPAWPSSLLNDVLLTLHARFKATPDMAVTLLEIARIFATKVPGKIDADVLQLLWKTCLVGAGPDGKHTALEAVTIVLDLPPPQPGSMSVLTSVDMISASDPKSAMALQRLVQAAVWFLGENANYAASEYAWESATPPGTALMMLDADKMVAAASSRNPTLASALTRLQRCAFSGSWEIRIAAVQALTTIAIRSGEPYRLQIYEFLHALSLGGVQSNFSELQLSNGENQGASGTGLGSLISPMLKVLDEMYKAQDDLARDIRQHDNSKQEWSDDELKKLYETHERLLDFVCLFCFVPRIKYLPLGPTSAKLIEIYRNRHNISASVGLSDPAVATGISDLMYESKEVHKETSTMQSGIDPDLAMAWAAGLEDDAWANDAPGVDKVKDFLSGAGTDAPDVDDEEYMNSRPSVGYDDMWAKTILEEEDDGRSSGGSSPDSTGSVETSISSHFGGMNYPSLFSSKPPSYGASQQTIREEPPSYSTSVLQKRESFDNPLAGRGGRSSGSGSHEDVEKSSGNPQSGKALYDFTAGGDDELSLNSGEDVDIEYEVDGWYYVKKKRPGRDGKMAGLVPVLYVSS; this comes from the exons ATGTCTTCCGGGCATGACTCCTCCGGGACGACGCTGATGGATCTCATCACCTCGGATCCGTCGGCCGCCCCGGCCGCCGGGGCGTCGTCGCAGCAGCcgtcctcgggcggcggcggctcgcttgggaggcctgccccgccgccggcgccggcgccagcGGATCGTAAGTCGAAGAGGGCGACCCTGATGCAGATCCAGAGCGACACCATCTCAGCAGCCAAGGCGTTCAACCCCGTCAAGGCCCTCCCCCAGCGCAACCGGAAGAAGAAG CCCGTCTCGTACTCGCAGCTGGCGCGGAGCATCCACGAGCTTGCGGCGACGTGCGACCAG AAAAAATCCCAGAGGCAGCTCGTGAACAGTGTGTTCCCCAAGCTCGCGGTGTACAATTCTGTGGATCCTTCGGTGGCTCCATCTCTTCTCATG CTCCATCAGCAATGTGAGGACAGAAATGTTCTGCGCTATGTGTACTATTATCTTGCACGAATTTTGTCAGATAATGGCTCCCAGGGTTTAAGTGCTGCTGGTGGAATCCCCACACCAAATTGGGATGCTCTTGCGGACATTGATGTTGCTGGAGGAGTGACTCGGGCAGATGTTGTGCCCAGAATAGTTGATCAGCTTTCAGCAGAATCCACCAGCGACGATGTTGAGT TTCATGCGCGGAGACTTGCGGCTCTGAAGGCCCTAACCTCCTCTTCTACAAGCAGTTCCGAGATGTTGGAGAAGCTTAGTGAGATTGTGTTTGGCATTTTGGAAAAG GTCGCAGATACTAAACAAAAACGGAAGAAAGGGATATTTACCAAGCAAGGTGGCGATAAGGAG TCTATTTTACGAAGTAACTTGCAATATGCTTCTCTAAGTGCCCTGAGAAGACTTCCACTTGATCCTGGTAATCCAGCATTTCTGCACCGAGCTGTCCAAGG GATTGAATTTTCTGACCCAGTTGCAGTGAGGCATGCCTTGTCAATAATCTCAGAAATTGCTGTTAGAGATCCATACTCTGTTGCAATGGCGCTTG GCAAAAACGCACAACCTGGTG GCGCTCTTCAGGACATCCTTCATCTGCATGATGTTCTCGCAAGAGTTTACCTTGCAAAGTTGTGCCATTCAATATCTAGGGCACGTGTATTGGATG AGAGGCCTGACATAAAATCACAGTACAGTTCTCTCCTTTATCAACTCCTTTTGGATCCAAGTGACAGGGTCTGTTTTGAGGCAATACTCTGTGTTCTGGGAAAAGTTGACAACACAGAAAG CACTGAGGACAGAGCTGGCGGATGGATCCGGTTAACTAGAGAAATTCTCAAATTGCCTGAGGCCCCATCTGTAGCATCAAAGGGTCTTCTGTCAAAAGCTAGTGAAAAATCTTCTAAAGCAAGGCGTCCTCAACCCCTCATCAAACTTGTAATGAGAAG GCTGGAGAGCTCTTTCCGTAGCTTTTCTCGCCCTGTTCTTCATGCCGCTGCAAGAGTAGTCCAGGAAATGGGTAAAAGCAGAGCAGCTGCTTACTCTTTGGGTGCTTATGACGAGGGAGCCAATCTTCAAGCTTATTCAGATAATGTCGAATCTCTTGATTCTGATGAGAACTCACAACCTGAAG CCACCCGGAAAGCTAAGCCACTGTCGAATGGACATGGTGGAATGGACACAGTAGCAGGGTTATTGGCATCACTAATGGAAGTAGTGCGGACAACTGTAGCATGCGAGTGCGTATATGTTCGAGCAATGGTCATCAAAGCTTTGATATGGATGCAAAATCCACATGAGTCCCTCGATGAACTAAAATCTATAATTGCGTGTGAGCTGTCTGACCCAGCCTGGCCTTCTTCTCTACTGAATGATGTCCTGCTAACCCTACATGCTAGGTTCAAG GCAACCCCTGATATGGCTGTGACTCTGCTTGAGATTGCTAGAATTTTTGCTACTAAAGTTCCTGGAAAGATTGATGCTGACGTTCTACAACTGTTATGGAAG ACATGCCTTGTGGGAGCAGGACCAGATGGGAAACATACAGCATTGGAAGCTGTGACAATTGTCCTTGATCTGCCACCACCTCAGCCTGGTTCAATGTCTGTCCTCACGTCTGTTGATATGATATCCGCCTCTGATCCAAAATCTGCAATGGCACTGCAAAGATTAGTCCAAGCTGCT GTTTGGTTTCTGGGAGAAAATGCAAACTATGCTGCATCCGAGTATGCATGGGAATCTGCGACGCCGCCTGGTACTGCTCTAATGATGCTTGATGCTGATAAAATGGTTGCTGCAGCTAGCTCCCGTAACCCTACACTTGCTAGCGCTCTGACGCGGCTCCAAAGGTGTGCATTTAGTGGCAGCTGGGAG ATCCGTATAGCTGCTGTCCAGGCCCTAACTACCATTGCAATAAGGTCTGGTGAACCTTATAGACTACAGATATATGAGTTTCTTCATGCTTTGAGTCTGGGGGGTGTGCAGTCAAACTTTTCGGAATTGCAGCTAAGTAATGGGGAAAACCAAGGTGCTAGTGGTACTGGTCTTGGGTCTTTGATCAGCCCAATGCTCAAGGTCTTGGATGAGATGTATAAAGCTCAAGACGACCTTGCTAG GGACATCCGTCAGCATGATAATAGCAAACAAGAATGGAGTGATGATGAACTCAAGAAACTTTATGAAACCCATGAGAGGCTTCTTGATTTCGTTTGTTTATTCTGTTTCGTTCCAAGGATTAAGTACTTGCCTTTAGGCCCTACCAG TGCCAAGTTAATTGAGATCTACCGCAATCGGCATAACATTAGTGCATCGGTCGGTCTAAGTGACCCTGCTGTTGCTACTGGAATATCTGACCTGATGTATGAGTCGAAAGAAGTACATAAAGAGACCAGTACTATGCAATCCGGAATTGACCCTGATCTAGCTATGGCCTGGGCAGCAGGTTTGGAAGATGATGCCTGGGCAAACGATGCCCCAGGTGTGGACAAA GTCAAGGATTTCCTTTCTGGTGCTGGAACTGATGCTCCTGATGTGGATGACGAGGAATACATGAATTCTAGGCCATCAGTCGGTTATGATGATATGTGGGCCAAGACAATTCTTGAAGAG GAAGATGATGGGAGGTCTTCTGGTGGGTCCTCTCCTGACTCAACTGGTTCTGTGGAGACGTCCATATCATCCCATTTCGGTGGCATGAACTACCCGTCTTTGTTTAGTTCAAAACCACCAAGTTATGGGGCTTCACAACAAACG ATACGTGAAGAACCACCATCATATTCAACATCTGTCCTACAGAAGCGTGAGTCGTTTGACAACCCCCTCGCGGGGCGTGGGGGTCGAAGTTCTGGATCTGGATCCCACGAGGATGTTGAGAAGAGTTCCGGGAACCCTCAATCTGGGAAAGCATTGTATGACTTCACAGCAGGCGGTGATGATGAG CTGAGTTTAAACTCTGGAGAAGATGTGGATATTGAATATGAGGTTGATGGTTGGTACTAT GTGAAGAAAAAGAGACCAGGAAGGGATGGGAAAATGGCAGGTCTGGTCCCTGTTTTGTATGTGAGCTCGTGA